From Microcebus murinus isolate Inina unplaced genomic scaffold, M.murinus_Inina_mat1.0 scaf010_hap2_Mmur4.0, whole genome shotgun sequence, a single genomic window includes:
- the LOC105878069 gene encoding carbonyl reductase [NADPH] 2-like, translating to MQLNFSGLRALVTGAGKGIGRDTVKALHASGAKVVAVSRTGDDLVSLSQECPGIEPVCVDLGSWEATEQALGSVGTVDLLVNNAAVSLSQPFLEVTKEAFDRSFNVNLRSVLQVSQIVVRGMIDRRAPGSIVNISSIAANVILPNLVTYSCTKGAMTVLTKAMAMELGPHKIRVNSVNPTVVPTAMSRIVWSDPEVAQKLKERHPLRKFAEVDDVVNSILFLLSDLSASTSGSSIFVDAGYLAS from the exons ATGCAGCTGAATTTCAGTGGCCTGCGGGCCCTGGTGACAGGAGCAGGGAAAG GGATCGGGCGGGACACTGTGAAGGCCTTGCACGCCTCGGGAGCCAAAGTGGTGGCTGTTAGCCGCACCGGTGACGACCTGGTCAGCCTCTCCCAGGAG TGCCCCGGGATAGAGCCCGTGTGCGTGGACCTGGGCAGCTGGGAGGCCACGGAGCAGGCGCTGGGCAGCGTGGGCACGGTGGACCTGCTGGTGAACAACGCAGCCGTGTCACTCAGCCAGCCCTTCCTGGAGGTCACCAAGGAGGCCTTCGACAG GTCCTTCAACGTGAATCTGCGTTCTGTGCTCCAGGTGTCCCAG ATCGTAGTCCGGGGCATGATCGACCGCAGAGCACCTGGCTCCATCGTCAACATCTCCAGCATAGCGGCCAACGTCATCTTACCTAACCTGGTCACCTACA GCTGCACCAAGGGCGCAATGACCGTGCTGACCAAAGCCATGGCCATGGAGCTGGGGCCACACAAG aTCCGGGTGAACTCCGTGAACCCCACGGTGGTGCCGACGGCCATGTCCCGGATCGTGTGGTCCGACCCCGAGGTCGCCCAGAAGCTGAAGGAACGCCACCCGCTCAGGAAGTTTGCAG AGGTGGACGACGTGGTCAACAGCATCCTGTTCCTGCTCAGCGACCTCAGCGCCTCCACCAGCGGCTCCAGCATTTTCGTGGACGCCGGATACCTGGCCTCCTAG